GCCGGTGGCAATGAAAATATCAGTGTGGGTCATATTGATAGCAAATTTGGAATCTCTATTTATCAAATGCCACTTGTGGAGAGATTGGTCAAAACGCTTGGCTTAAAAATAAATGGTCTTCACATGCATACCGGATCGGACATTCTGGATGCGGGTGTGTTTAGTTTTGCCTCCGATATTCTTTTTGATGTGGCCAAAAGATTTCCGGATCTTGAATTCCTTGATTTTGGCAGTGGCTTGAAAGTTCCTTACAAGGAAGATGATGTCTATACCGATATTGAAGAATTGGGAGTCATCCTATCCAAAAAATTTAATCAGTTTTGCAAAGAATATGGACGTCCATTAAGTCTTTTCCTGGAGCCCGGAAAGTTTATTGTATCAGAGTGCGGCTTTTTTTTGGTTAAAACCAATGTCATCAAACAAACACCTTCCACGGTGTTTGCCGGTGTGGACAGCGGAATGAATCATTTGATAAGGCCTATGCTCTATAATTCCTACCATCAGATCGTCAATGTGAGCAATCCTACAGGAAAGCCAAGGGTGTACAATGTCGTCGGCTATATCTGTGAAACGGATACCTTTGCCAGCAACAGAGTGGTACCTGAGATTCATGCAGGAGATATCCTCTGTTTTAAAAATGCAGGTGCATACTGTTTTACCATGAGCTCCAATTACAACTCGAGATTCAGGCCTGCAGAAGTACTCATCCATGACGGAAAAGACCTGCTGATCCGTAAAAGAGAGAGCATGGAAGACTTATTAAGGAACCAAATCGAAGTATTGTAATGGAGTCATTTGGATCAATGTCATCTTGATTGCACTCCTGATTGCATCCTTAACTTCATAATCGTTGGTAGTTTTCAGGCTCCAATGATAAAAATGATTCATTTTTTGATACAGCCAATGACACTTTTGATCCATCGTTTGCATACTTTGATACAATTGTTTTGGAAAGACTTTTGAAGATCATTATCTTGTTGCCCGTAAATTATTTTTCAGGCTTGCATTGGAATGAAGCTTTTTACCATCCGCCATGCATTATATGACCAGATTAAAAAAAATAGTATCTTATTCATTTTAATACCCAAAATCAAATAGCGTTACCCGCATCAGGAATATTCAAAAAAATCTCCAGAATCCCAAAAGCAGTTTTCTTTCCACTAAAACCTCAACCTATTTTTACACGATCACAATAATTTGCTGCATCAGTCTATAATGAGAACTTATTACTTTTATTTCGGAGCATTGGGATTCATTTTATTTGAAATTGCCAGGGTATATTTCATAATGCCTTTACCCGGAAGCCAGGAAATGCAAAGCCTTGATTTGGCCTACTTTTTACATCAGTGGAAATGGGTTTTTAGAAGCTTGTTTTTGGCTTTCTTGATGTTAGGATTCTGGCGGACGTTCCAAAAGAAGAAATGGCTGACTGCACTGATTTTGACCATTGCAGTTTTTATTGTCTATCAAAACAATTGGAAAATGTCAGCCGACAAGATGTTTCTGCAGCCGGGCTATCTCAACTTCGCCGATTCCCGAGAAAACATGGTAGATCTTAAAAGAATCGTCATCGGTATCCACCATGAGGGAAAATCAAAAGCTTATCCAATACAATTTCTGGGATATCACCATCAGGTAATCGACCAAATAGCGGATAAAAAATCATGGTAACTTATTGCACGGTTTGCAGGACCGGTAGAATTTTTAAGCCCATCATCCATGGAAAAGAAGAGGTTTTCAGATTGGTAGGCATGGATCATTTCAACGCCATGTTTGAAGATCGGTCGACCAAATCGTGGTGGCGGCAGGCCACAGGAGAAGCCGTGGCTGGACCTTTAAAAGGGATGAAACTCGCAGAAATGGATTACAGCCAAATGACTTTAGAGCAATGGTTGCAAAAATATCCGGATAGTCAGATTATGCAGCCTGACAGCGATTTTACCATTAAATATGATAGTATGTCTAATTTTGAACGAGGTAAATTTTATGGTAAGTTGACCATAAGAGATACCCATTCATGGCAAGATAAGTCTTGGATTATTGGAATATCATTACAAGGCATTTCAAAAGCCTACGATTGGAATGAGCTCTGCCGCGAAAGAATCATTCATGACAGCATTGAAAACATTCCACTCGTGATCGCATTGTCAGAGGATCAACACAGTTTCGTGGTTTACCAAAGAAAACACAAGCATCAAATTTTAAAAATGAAGGGTGACAGCTTGGTCTCAGAATACGAGCGTTACGATTTTTTCGGAAATTCAGGAGACAGTAATTCGAACAATCTGAGGTCAATTAATGCATCACAGGAATATTGGCACAGCTGGAAGTATTTTCATCCAAATACCCTGCAATTTTATTTTACCGAGATTAGGGAAAGATAAATTTCAATCACCTCCTATTCAAAAGATTTAAATGTTGTATCCTCAAAAAAACACATTGAAACAGATCCAATTTTTCTAAACAAGGGTAAATGGATCTCTGTCTTTTAAAAGGGATATGCTTTCCTGAAAGCCTTTAATTTTTCTTTTGAAAGTACAGTTGTCCTGATCCCGGTTTCAGATCCCAAATCCAATATTCTGGTGCCTTCGAAATTCCAAACTCCTGAATCTCCTGAATATTCTATTTGATTGCCATCTATACCAAGTCCATTGACCCCAACCGCGTAACACACATTTTCAATACTTCTGGCAGTCAGCAAACTCAACCAGGCTTGTCTTCTTTTTGCCGGGAACTGCGCTACTCCGATCAGGAGCTCAATGTCATCTACATTGCGCAACCAAACTGGAAATCTCAAATCATAACAAATAAATGGCATTATTTTCCAATCCCTAAATTCAAAAACCAATTTTGAAGCCCCTTTTGAATAATGTAAATGTTCATTGGCCAAAGTGAATAAATGCACCTTGTCGTAATACAAAATGCTTCGATCGGGAAACGCGCAAATACACCTATTATAGTACTTTCCGCCATCTTTGATGA
This window of the Saprospiraceae bacterium genome carries:
- the lysA gene encoding diaminopimelate decarboxylase → MILENDQYQIQGLALLDLVEKYGTPLYVYDSSMIKRQLDRLHKAFDVPQLDVHFACKALNNVNILKLINGWGAGLDTVSIQEIWTGLKAGVDPSRIIYTPNCVGVDEIEMAIELGVQINIDHIETLEYIGHHHPNTKMCIRINPHVMAGGNENISVGHIDSKFGISIYQMPLVERLVKTLGLKINGLHMHTGSDILDAGVFSFASDILFDVAKRFPDLEFLDFGSGLKVPYKEDDVYTDIEELGVILSKKFNQFCKEYGRPLSLFLEPGKFIVSECGFFLVKTNVIKQTPSTVFAGVDSGMNHLIRPMLYNSYHQIVNVSNPTGKPRVYNVVGYICETDTFASNRVVPEIHAGDILCFKNAGAYCFTMSSNYNSRFRPAEVLIHDGKDLLIRKRESMEDLLRNQIEVL